From Pseudomonadota bacterium:
TTACAATAACTCCATCGAGGGAAAGGATGGTGCCAGAAAGTGACCTGTAACAGGCACCAGAAAACCTGATTTGCGAATAAAGAAGATCAACCGGTTGTCTTGGGAATAGTCCGCACCTGGACAGTCTCGACAAATTCTCCGCCGGCCAGAATATCGGAGAGGACAATAATCCGATCACCGGGATGAATGATGTTTTTCCTGAGCAGTTGTTCCACCGCACGTTGAATGGTGGTTTCCGGATCTTTGGAAAATTTGAGACGAAAGGCATGGACTCCCCAGTAAATGCCAAGTCGACGACGGACATGGGTAGTGTTGGTGAAGGCAAAGATCGGAGCAACCGGCCGGCACCTGGACAGGAGTGCGGCCATTATGCCGCGCCTGGTTATGACAATGGTGCCGACTGCCTTGAGATTATTGTTGAGGATGGCGGCACTCCGGGCTATTTCTTCTTTCGGGTTGCTGGTGATCGACACACGGACAGTGGTGTCCTGGCCCATATGCCGCTCAATCCTGCAGGCCACTGCATCCATTATTTCAAGGGCCTTGAAAGGATACTTTCCGGTTGCCGTTTCCCCGGAAAGCATGATGGCATCGGTTCCCTGTTGGACCGCGTAAGTTATGTCCGTCACTTCCGCCCGGGTTGGTGTCGGGTTGATAATCATCGATTCCAGCATGTGGGTGGCAACGATTACCGGTTTGCTGGCCGCTCGGCATTTTTTTATTATGGCGTCCTGGAGGAGAGGCACTTCTTCACAGGGCAATTCGGACCCCAGATCACCACGGGCGATCATCACCCCGTCGGCCACGCCGATGATATTGTTCAGTTGCGGAACGGCCTCGGCACTTTCGATCTTGGCGATAATATCGATGGGGGATTTCCTGTCCTGCAGATACTGCTGCACATCAGCGATGGATTCCGGCCCCCGGACAAAGGAAAGGGCGATGAAGTCCACACTGTTTTCAATAGCGAAATCAATATCCTGCCAGTCCTTCTCGGTAATGGAGGGCAGATCGGCACTTTTGCCCCGTATATTGATATGCCGTCTTGAGGTCAGGACCCCGTCTTCCAAGCATTCACAAAGGACGTCTTTTCCGCGTATTTCCCTCACCCGAAAACTCAGCATGCCACCATCGATAAGGACAATGTCATTCTTTTCAACCTCATTGACAAAACCATCATAACTCACTTCCACACAATAGGGCTCAAGCTCGGCCTGGCGTCTTACAGTGAGGGTCAGATTATCGCCTCTGGCAAGGACAATATCAGTCTTGACATCACCGGTGCGGACTTCAGGCCCCTTTGTATCAAGAAGGATGGCAATTGATGTGCCGTTTTTTTTGTTGAGCCGCTTGATATTTCGAATGACCGCCATGTGCCAGTCAGGAGAACCATGAGACATGTTGAGCCGGGCAATGTTCATGCCGCTTGCAGCAAGACGTTGCAGCATGTCAAAGGATGCCGTTTTGGGTCCGATGGTGCAGATGATTTTTGTTTCACGCATAG
This genomic window contains:
- the pyk gene encoding pyruvate kinase, whose translation is MRETKIICTIGPKTASFDMLQRLAASGMNIARLNMSHGSPDWHMAVIRNIKRLNKKNGTSIAILLDTKGPEVRTGDVKTDIVLARGDNLTLTVRRQAELEPYCVEVSYDGFVNEVEKNDIVLIDGGMLSFRVREIRGKDVLCECLEDGVLTSRRHINIRGKSADLPSITEKDWQDIDFAIENSVDFIALSFVRGPESIADVQQYLQDRKSPIDIIAKIESAEAVPQLNNIIGVADGVMIARGDLGSELPCEEVPLLQDAIIKKCRAASKPVIVATHMLESMIINPTPTRAEVTDITYAVQQGTDAIMLSGETATGKYPFKALEIMDAVACRIERHMGQDTTVRVSITSNPKEEIARSAAILNNNLKAVGTIVITRRGIMAALLSRCRPVAPIFAFTNTTHVRRRLGIYWGVHAFRLKFSKDPETTIQRAVEQLLRKNIIHPGDRIIVLSDILAGGEFVETVQVRTIPKTTG